The Pseudofrankia inefficax genome window below encodes:
- a CDS encoding nitroreductase family deazaflavin-dependent oxidoreductase: MTQPDDYVPSLFPSVRDQVALYEATDGREGGTLEGRPVVILTHRGARSGKLRKTPVMRIELGPGYLVVASYGGAPNHPSWYHNLIANPLVLVRDGDTLRSMVAREAAGPEKAALWETADAAWPHFPEYRASTTREIPLLVLEPPG; the protein is encoded by the coding sequence GTGACGCAGCCAGACGACTACGTTCCCAGCCTGTTTCCCTCGGTTCGAGACCAGGTCGCGCTCTACGAGGCGACCGACGGCCGGGAGGGTGGGACCCTGGAGGGCAGGCCCGTCGTAATCCTCACCCATCGCGGCGCCAGATCCGGGAAACTGCGCAAGACACCGGTCATGAGGATCGAGCTCGGTCCCGGCTACCTCGTGGTGGCCTCCTACGGAGGAGCGCCAAACCATCCCTCCTGGTATCACAACCTGATTGCGAACCCATTGGTTTTGGTCCGCGACGGCGACACGCTCAGGTCGATGGTCGCCCGGGAGGCAGCCGGGCCCGAGAAGGCCGCACTGTGGGAGACAGCCGACGCGGCGTGGCCACATTTTCCCGAGTACCGCGCCAGCACCACACGCGAGATCCCACTGCTCGTACTCGAACCACCGGGGTAG
- a CDS encoding SDR family oxidoreductase produces MGTLAAKTALVTGASRGIGRAVALRLAREGALVAVHYGSNEAAAKDTVDTITAAGGRAFALRTHLGHAGDAEALWSAFDDAIRAHTDSPAVDVIVNNAGIALYATVTDVEDKTFDEVFAVNAKAPFFILQHGLDRLREGGRVINISSGAARLATPMLVAYAMTKGALNALTRTLALELGPRNITVNSVEPGIVETDIAFFLSDPRMNELAASWSAFNRLGQPADIADVVAFLASPDARWITGQFIDATGGFLLGPKF; encoded by the coding sequence ATGGGTACGTTGGCAGCGAAGACAGCCCTGGTGACCGGGGCGAGCCGCGGGATCGGCCGGGCCGTCGCCCTGCGACTGGCCCGCGAGGGCGCCCTGGTCGCGGTGCACTACGGGAGCAACGAGGCCGCCGCCAAGGACACGGTCGACACCATCACCGCAGCCGGGGGCCGGGCCTTCGCGCTGCGGACGCACCTCGGCCACGCGGGAGACGCGGAAGCGCTGTGGTCCGCCTTCGATGACGCCATCCGGGCACACACCGACTCGCCAGCGGTGGACGTCATCGTCAACAACGCCGGCATCGCTCTTTACGCCACCGTCACCGACGTCGAGGACAAGACCTTCGACGAGGTCTTCGCCGTGAACGCCAAGGCGCCGTTCTTCATCCTCCAGCACGGCCTCGACCGGCTGCGCGAAGGTGGCCGCGTCATCAATATCTCGTCGGGCGCCGCCCGGCTGGCGACGCCCATGCTCGTCGCCTACGCGATGACCAAGGGCGCGCTCAACGCCCTGACACGCACCCTCGCCCTGGAACTGGGGCCACGCAACATCACGGTCAACTCCGTCGAGCCTGGCATCGTCGAGACCGACATCGCGTTCTTTCTGTCCGACCCTCGAATGAACGAGCTGGCAGCGTCCTGGTCGGCGTTCAACCGGCTCGGCCAGCCGGCCGACATCGCTGACGTCGTCGCGTTTCTCGCCTCGCCCGACGCACGGTGGATCACGGGTCAGTTCATCGACGCGACCGGCGGCTTCCTCCTCGGCCCGAAGTTCTAG
- a CDS encoding TetR/AcrR family transcriptional regulator, whose amino-acid sequence MDRSRGGRPREFDRDAALERAVALFWERGYETTSIADLTAGMNIGPPSLYAAFGSKRALFDEVVEAYCQQYRAFMVLAFTEEPTFRRGLERLLREAAAAYTQPDRPPGCLVVSAAVNCASAEVAEALQGLRNSGVDQLERLAAAAVRAGELPPGLDARALAVFTGVVLQGMALRARDGADRRELESTAMIAFEAWPWPAA is encoded by the coding sequence ATGGACAGATCGCGTGGAGGACGGCCTCGGGAGTTCGACCGGGACGCCGCCCTCGAGCGCGCGGTCGCGCTGTTCTGGGAGCGGGGCTACGAGACGACCTCGATCGCTGACCTCACCGCCGGGATGAACATCGGGCCGCCGAGCCTGTACGCGGCCTTCGGCAGCAAGCGGGCGTTGTTCGACGAGGTCGTCGAGGCCTACTGCCAGCAGTACCGAGCCTTCATGGTGCTGGCCTTCACCGAGGAGCCGACGTTCCGGCGTGGCCTGGAACGGCTGCTGCGCGAGGCCGCCGCGGCCTACACGCAGCCCGACCGGCCGCCCGGCTGCCTCGTCGTCAGCGCGGCGGTCAACTGCGCCTCGGCCGAGGTCGCCGAGGCGCTCCAGGGGCTGCGTAACTCGGGAGTCGACCAGCTTGAGCGCCTTGCCGCCGCCGCGGTCCGTGCCGGCGAGCTACCCCCGGGCCTCGACGCGCGGGCCCTGGCCGTGTTCACCGGGGTGGTCCTTCAGGGCATGGCGCTGCGGGCCCGCGACGGAGCCGACCGGCGAGAGCTGGAGTCCACCGCCATGATCGCGTTTGAGGCCTGGCCGTGGCCGGCGGCCTGA
- a CDS encoding SAM-dependent methyltransferase — MTGWDFTSAASDDSPGGALPDLRTDRPTPARMYDYFLGGKDNFDVDREAAAKVDAALGRTVTYDVVWENRRFLQRATRYLAAAGIDQFLDIGTGLPTQGNVHEIAKQVVAAPRVVYVDNDPIVAVHGRALLASDHTTTIITADAREPAGILTHPDMTALLDLSRPVAVLLVALFHFIQDHENPAGLLAEFMDAVPSGSYLVLSHLTTDGPPAEGVARTEAAYQNATSPMTFRPRATIASYFDGLDLVEPGLVRPWQWHPGDDDSPRTDWLYAGVARKP; from the coding sequence ATGACTGGCTGGGACTTCACGTCGGCTGCCTCTGACGACTCGCCGGGCGGTGCGCTCCCGGATCTGCGGACCGACCGGCCGACGCCGGCGCGGATGTACGACTACTTCCTCGGCGGCAAGGACAACTTCGACGTCGACCGGGAGGCCGCGGCGAAGGTCGACGCCGCGCTCGGGCGCACGGTGACCTATGACGTCGTCTGGGAGAACCGGCGTTTCCTGCAGCGGGCGACCCGCTACCTCGCCGCCGCCGGCATCGACCAGTTCCTCGACATCGGCACCGGGCTGCCCACCCAGGGCAACGTCCACGAGATCGCCAAGCAGGTCGTCGCCGCCCCGCGGGTGGTCTACGTCGACAACGACCCGATCGTGGCGGTGCACGGCCGTGCGCTCCTGGCCAGCGACCACACGACGACGATCATCACCGCGGACGCGCGGGAGCCGGCCGGAATCCTCACCCATCCCGACATGACGGCGCTGCTGGACCTCTCCAGGCCCGTCGCCGTCCTGCTGGTCGCCCTGTTCCACTTCATCCAGGACCACGAGAACCCGGCCGGTCTGCTGGCCGAGTTCATGGACGCGGTCCCGTCGGGCTCCTACCTGGTCCTGTCGCACCTGACGACGGACGGGCCGCCGGCCGAGGGCGTCGCCCGGACCGAGGCGGCCTATCAGAACGCCACGTCACCGATGACCTTCCGGCCGCGTGCCACGATCGCGAGCTACTTCGACGGCCTCGACCTGGTCGAGCCCGGCCTCGTGCGCCCCTGGCAGTGGCACCCCGGCGACGACGACAGCCCGCGGACCGACTGGCTGTACGCGGGCGTCGCCCGCAAGCCGTGA
- a CDS encoding RNA polymerase sigma factor yields the protein MTDARIEDLLRELAPQVLGVLTRRYGRFDACEDATQEALLKAARRWPTDGIPENPGGWLQTVAYRVLVDELRRDGSRRRREEAAYASTPQSQALAGLHEAGQHDDSLELFFLCCHPSLSTPSQIALTLRAVGGLTTTQIAGAFLVPETTMAQRISRAKATIEAGGRRLEMPGRAAGERLSTVQHVLYLIFNEGYTATTGADLMVPSLSDEAIRLTRLLRRLLPADGETAGLLALMLLTDARRPARTRGDGSLVPLAEQDRSLWTSALIAEGLALISQVLPVGKVGPYQLQAAIAAVYVEAPTMDETDWPQILALYDLLERAAPNPMTTLNRAVAVAMVHGPAAGLDIVSSLETDGRLARSHRILATRAHLRQRAGDRDAAAADYRQAAALTASIPERRYLIGRAVALGTDGDG from the coding sequence ATGACGGATGCACGCATCGAGGACCTGCTGCGTGAGCTGGCGCCGCAGGTCCTCGGTGTCCTCACCCGCCGCTACGGCCGGTTCGACGCCTGCGAGGACGCCACCCAGGAGGCGCTGCTGAAGGCAGCGCGGCGGTGGCCGACCGACGGGATCCCGGAAAACCCTGGCGGCTGGCTACAGACGGTCGCGTACCGCGTTCTGGTCGACGAGCTACGCCGGGACGGCTCGCGGCGCCGGCGGGAGGAGGCGGCGTACGCCTCGACGCCGCAGTCGCAGGCGCTCGCCGGTCTCCACGAGGCTGGCCAGCACGACGACTCGTTGGAGCTGTTCTTCCTGTGCTGCCATCCGTCGCTGTCCACGCCGAGTCAGATCGCGCTGACGTTGCGCGCCGTGGGCGGGCTGACGACGACCCAGATCGCCGGGGCATTCCTTGTGCCCGAAACCACGATGGCGCAACGCATCAGCCGCGCGAAGGCGACGATCGAGGCGGGCGGGCGGCGCCTGGAGATGCCCGGGCGGGCGGCGGGCGAACGGCTGAGCACGGTGCAGCACGTCCTCTACCTCATCTTCAACGAGGGTTACACCGCGACCACGGGCGCCGACCTGATGGTGCCGAGCCTGTCGGACGAGGCCATCCGGCTCACCCGCCTGCTGCGCCGGCTGCTGCCCGCGGACGGTGAGACGGCGGGGCTCCTGGCCCTGATGCTGCTGACCGACGCGCGACGCCCGGCGCGCACGCGCGGTGACGGCTCCCTGGTCCCGCTGGCCGAGCAGGATCGGTCGCTGTGGACCTCAGCATTGATCGCCGAGGGTCTAGCCCTGATCTCCCAGGTGCTGCCCGTCGGCAAGGTCGGGCCATACCAGCTCCAGGCGGCGATCGCGGCTGTGTATGTCGAGGCGCCCACGATGGACGAGACCGACTGGCCGCAGATCCTGGCCCTGTACGACCTGCTGGAGCGCGCCGCGCCGAACCCGATGACGACGCTGAACCGGGCGGTCGCGGTCGCGATGGTGCACGGGCCCGCGGCCGGGCTCGACATCGTCAGTTCGCTGGAGACCGACGGCCGCCTGGCGCGAAGCCACCGGATTCTGGCCACCCGGGCACACCTCAGGCAGCGGGCGGGCGACCGGGACGCGGCCGCGGCCGACTACCGGCAGGCCGCGGCGCTGACCGCGAGCATCCCCGAGCGGCGCTACCTCATCGGCCGGGCCGTCGCGCTTGGCACCGACGGTGACGGCTGA
- a CDS encoding YciI family protein, whose product MKYLLMIYGNQEKWDSIPAEDWPSEIAKQDAYNKKYAATGELLGGYGLADAAAARLVTRKDGLPTVTAGPFLETKEYMATFYLVDVENEERAYELAAEMPWADQNPTEVWPILHESANDA is encoded by the coding sequence ATGAAGTACCTGCTGATGATCTACGGCAACCAGGAGAAGTGGGACAGCATCCCGGCCGAGGACTGGCCGAGCGAGATCGCCAAGCAGGACGCCTACAACAAGAAGTACGCGGCTACCGGCGAACTGCTCGGCGGGTACGGGCTGGCGGACGCCGCGGCGGCGAGGCTGGTGACGCGCAAGGACGGTCTCCCCACCGTCACCGCCGGCCCCTTCCTCGAGACCAAGGAGTACATGGCCACCTTCTACCTGGTCGACGTGGAGAACGAGGAGCGGGCCTACGAGCTCGCGGCGGAGATGCCCTGGGCCGACCAGAACCCGACCGAGGTCTGGCCGATCCTGCACGAGTCGGCGAACGACGCCTGA
- a CDS encoding DUF6069 family protein — MSTSSISTRPSAAFLARRPVWQVSYLAGLAASVVVELWGLAARIVGVPMRAAGLGSHHATPITVGMFAMGTMVVTFWFTFVVVLMARFAKSPARTYLRTTVPLLVLSLVLPITAADTALTTGLTLAAAHLIAAAIIIPTVRRRLSQPR, encoded by the coding sequence ATGTCCACCTCGTCCATCTCCACCCGTCCCTCCGCCGCGTTTCTCGCGCGCCGGCCTGTCTGGCAGGTCAGCTACCTCGCCGGCCTCGCCGCGAGCGTCGTCGTCGAGCTCTGGGGACTGGCCGCGCGCATCGTCGGCGTGCCGATGAGGGCCGCTGGTCTGGGCTCGCATCACGCCACACCGATCACGGTCGGCATGTTCGCCATGGGAACCATGGTCGTCACGTTCTGGTTCACCTTCGTCGTCGTCCTGATGGCCCGCTTCGCCAAGAGCCCCGCGCGGACCTATCTCCGCACGACGGTGCCGCTGCTCGTCCTCTCGCTCGTCCTGCCGATCACGGCCGCGGACACGGCACTGACGACCGGGCTCACTCTCGCCGCCGCGCATCTGATCGCCGCGGCGATCATCATTCCGACGGTCCGGCGCCGGCTCTCGCAGCCGCGGTGA
- a CDS encoding PPOX class F420-dependent oxidoreductase, whose translation MIFSDAELEYLIDHPLGRLASIGPDGAPQAHPVAFRVNPDSRLVEIGGPELPRSQKFRNVTADPRVSFVVDDQSDTPNPIGQTGRGIEIRGRIEITAQDPPLVPGFSQRILRLHPHRIISWNIGELRPAAPGRPPHLQGYHSRNIPS comes from the coding sequence ATGATCTTCAGTGACGCCGAGCTTGAATACCTGATCGACCATCCGCTCGGGCGTCTGGCGTCGATCGGGCCAGACGGCGCCCCTCAGGCACACCCCGTCGCCTTCCGGGTGAACCCCGACAGCCGCCTCGTGGAGATCGGCGGCCCCGAGCTGCCCAGGAGCCAGAAATTCCGTAACGTCACGGCAGATCCGCGAGTGTCGTTCGTGGTCGACGACCAGTCCGACACTCCCAACCCGATCGGCCAGACCGGCCGCGGCATCGAGATCCGTGGACGAATCGAGATCACGGCCCAGGATCCGCCGCTCGTCCCCGGCTTCAGCCAGCGGATCCTCCGTCTTCATCCGCACCGGATCATCAGCTGGAACATCGGGGAGCTCAGGCCGGCAGCACCGGGACGACCGCCGCACCTCCAGGGATATCACTCCCGCAACATCCCTTCATAG
- a CDS encoding DEAD/DEAH box helicase, whose protein sequence is MSSFTDLGVPARLTSVLTRLAIETPTPIQRATLPDALAGRDVLGRGRTGSGKTLAFLLPVVARLSGGPRAQAGAPRALILAPTRELAAQIDTALQPLAAVAGLTSCTVFGGVGQNPQVAAIRRGVDIVVACPGRLEDLIKQRHCSLAQVKITVLDEADHMADLGFLPAVRRLLGQTPSGGQRMLFSATLDKAIDTLVRQYLNKPAVHEADSAQSPVGTMAHHVLHVERDSRLPVLVDLSSAPGRTVVFTRTKHGAKALARHLNRAGVPTVELHGNLSQNARTRNLDDFQTGRAAALVATDIAARGIHVDDVALVIHADPPADHKAYLHRSGRTARAGNSGTVITLATTDQLREVSQLARTAGIKPATTRVASADHPILSTLAPGVRSLTSPTVTAEPETRTSPAQRRPAAGTRGTEPTPRAGRRRGRRPASGQRGGRATASAGRATASRPAAATARGSSADHEAGPSSSERPRSRPTHSAATFSARRGR, encoded by the coding sequence TTGTCTTCGTTCACCGATCTTGGCGTGCCCGCGCGCCTGACCAGCGTTCTCACCCGTCTCGCCATCGAGACCCCCACCCCCATCCAGCGGGCGACACTGCCGGACGCGCTCGCTGGACGTGACGTTCTCGGCCGGGGCCGCACCGGCTCCGGCAAGACACTCGCGTTCCTGCTGCCCGTGGTCGCCCGGCTGTCCGGCGGGCCCCGGGCCCAGGCCGGCGCTCCGCGCGCGCTGATCCTGGCGCCGACCCGAGAGCTCGCCGCGCAGATCGACACGGCGCTGCAACCGCTCGCCGCGGTGGCCGGCCTCACCTCGTGCACCGTGTTCGGCGGCGTCGGCCAGAACCCGCAGGTCGCCGCGATCCGCCGCGGCGTCGACATCGTCGTGGCCTGCCCCGGCCGGCTCGAGGACCTCATCAAGCAGCGGCACTGCTCGCTGGCCCAGGTGAAGATCACCGTGCTGGACGAGGCCGACCACATGGCGGACCTCGGGTTCCTGCCCGCCGTACGCCGGCTGCTCGGCCAGACCCCGTCCGGCGGGCAGCGCATGTTGTTCTCCGCCACGCTGGACAAGGCCATCGACACCCTCGTCCGCCAGTACCTCAACAAGCCCGCGGTACACGAGGCCGACTCCGCCCAGTCGCCGGTGGGCACCATGGCGCACCATGTGCTGCACGTCGAGCGGGACAGCCGGCTGCCCGTCCTTGTTGACCTGTCCAGCGCGCCGGGCCGCACGGTCGTGTTCACCCGCACGAAGCATGGTGCCAAGGCTCTGGCCCGCCACCTCAACCGCGCCGGCGTGCCGACCGTCGAACTGCACGGCAACCTGAGCCAGAACGCCCGCACCCGCAACCTCGACGACTTCCAGACGGGCCGGGCCGCGGCGCTGGTCGCCACGGACATCGCCGCCCGCGGCATCCATGTCGACGACGTGGCCCTCGTGATCCACGCCGATCCGCCGGCCGACCACAAGGCATACCTGCACCGTTCGGGGCGCACGGCGCGCGCCGGCAACAGTGGCACCGTCATCACCCTGGCGACCACGGATCAGCTGCGTGAAGTCTCGCAACTAGCCCGCACCGCCGGCATCAAGCCGGCGACCACCCGGGTCGCGTCCGCCGATCACCCGATACTTTCCACGCTCGCCCCCGGCGTTCGGTCGCTCACCAGCCCCACGGTCACGGCCGAACCGGAGACCAGGACCAGTCCGGCCCAACGCAGGCCGGCCGCCGGCACTCGCGGCACCGAGCCGACACCTCGGGCGGGCAGGCGACGCGGCCGCCGCCCCGCCAGCGGCCAGCGCGGCGGGCGGGCCACGGCGTCCGCCGGCCGGGCCACCGCGTCTCGACCCGCCGCGGCCACGGCTCGCGGCAGCTCAGCCGATCACGAGGCCGGCCCGTCGTCCTCCGAGCGTCCCAGGTCGCGACCGACCCACAGCGCCGCGACGTTCAGCGCGCGCCGCGGCCGCTGA
- a CDS encoding serine/threonine-protein kinase has product MTNDRLFLPLLDADPRVVSGYELRARIGEGGMGTVFLATSRAGRPIALKLIRPEFADHADFRRRFAAEVAIARRVQGAYTVPVVDANPDAARPWVATAYIPAPNLSAAVRHAGPLPARTVLGLLAGVAEALESIHQAGVIHRDLKPGNVMVAAEGPLVIDFGLARATEGTSRELSRPGVAVGTPVFMSPEQVENGQVGRASDIFSLGSTAYFAATGDYPFGGDGTVFHRIEYGEPDWDQVPWPLPLVLTRCLAKAPAQRASCEEIIDLCRRLSMELAVRLDSVTVPTTYRGLLGEGWLPDTIAAEISSYRRAAATTLARRGREPGTHLVEETSTEDLEIPAPASRTVPAGRVPRVTAGILAAGAVATLLVLVGALLLVLGHRHGLAATGAVSTSLAPTLTNLAEAPQATITPQVSASPRLSTTVSHTVPATELSATVTPSLAPAQTTPPASPDRGLLGGLLYLLLGGPAPDPPPASATSTPAH; this is encoded by the coding sequence GTGACCAACGACCGGCTTTTCCTGCCCCTGCTGGATGCCGATCCGCGCGTGGTGAGCGGCTATGAGCTGCGCGCTCGGATCGGTGAGGGCGGCATGGGCACGGTGTTCCTGGCGACCAGCCGGGCCGGACGGCCGATCGCGTTGAAGCTGATCCGGCCCGAGTTCGCCGACCACGCCGATTTCCGGCGCCGGTTCGCCGCGGAGGTCGCCATCGCCCGGCGAGTGCAGGGCGCGTACACCGTTCCGGTGGTCGACGCCAATCCCGATGCCGCCCGCCCCTGGGTCGCCACGGCGTACATACCCGCGCCGAACCTCTCGGCAGCGGTCCGGCACGCTGGCCCGTTGCCGGCCCGTACTGTGCTCGGGCTGCTCGCCGGGGTCGCGGAGGCATTGGAGTCCATTCACCAGGCCGGCGTCATCCACCGTGATCTCAAACCGGGCAATGTCATGGTCGCGGCGGAAGGGCCGCTGGTCATCGACTTCGGTCTGGCCCGGGCGACCGAGGGCACGAGCCGAGAGCTCAGCCGGCCCGGAGTGGCGGTGGGCACGCCCGTGTTCATGTCGCCGGAGCAGGTCGAGAACGGCCAGGTCGGCCGTGCGTCGGACATCTTCTCCCTCGGCTCTACCGCCTATTTCGCGGCGACGGGTGACTATCCGTTCGGCGGCGACGGCACCGTGTTTCACCGCATCGAGTACGGCGAGCCCGACTGGGATCAGGTTCCGTGGCCGCTGCCGCTGGTCCTCACGCGCTGCCTCGCGAAGGCTCCGGCGCAGCGCGCGAGCTGCGAAGAGATCATCGACCTGTGTCGCAGGCTGTCCATGGAGCTCGCGGTACGGCTCGACAGCGTCACCGTTCCAACGACCTACCGTGGCCTGCTCGGCGAAGGCTGGCTCCCCGACACCATCGCCGCCGAGATCAGTAGTTACCGGAGGGCCGCCGCGACGACGCTGGCGCGACGGGGTCGCGAGCCGGGGACCCACCTGGTCGAGGAGACCAGTACCGAGGATCTCGAGATCCCCGCCCCAGCCAGCCGCACGGTCCCGGCCGGCCGCGTTCCTCGCGTGACGGCCGGGATCCTCGCCGCCGGCGCGGTGGCGACACTGCTGGTCCTCGTAGGTGCGCTGCTCCTCGTCCTCGGTCACCGGCACGGGCTGGCCGCGACCGGCGCCGTGTCCACGTCCCTGGCCCCGACGCTCACCAACCTCGCCGAAGCGCCGCAGGCGACCATCACACCGCAGGTCTCAGCCTCGCCGCGCCTGTCGACGACGGTGAGTCACACCGTGCCGGCGACGGAGCTCAGCGCCACCGTTACACCCAGTCTCGCCCCAGCCCAGACCACTCCCCCGGCCTCGCCCGATCGAGGACTACTCGGCGGGCTCCTGTACCTGCTTCTGGGGGGACCGGCCCCCGACCCGCCACCGGCCAGCGCCACCTCCACGCCGGCCCACTGA
- a CDS encoding DUF4142 domain-containing protein: MKPLVRLGIGVSCAVAVAGLPTPARAASAPTSRPPTMVISQQDRTWMVDFARGNRFEIYSGGLAARKGVRPDTRAVGRRLVSDHTTALAALKQLALQLRVSLPTTLSADQQRELRKLGSLHGIAFDREFLTFEIADHRKVIGATVQVSRTGTNPQVKAFARHNLPTLRTHLRLAQDALTELPPVH, from the coding sequence ATGAAGCCGCTGGTCCGCCTCGGCATCGGTGTGAGCTGTGCGGTGGCGGTCGCGGGGCTACCCACGCCCGCGCGGGCGGCGTCGGCCCCGACCAGTCGTCCGCCGACGATGGTGATATCCCAGCAGGACCGCACGTGGATGGTCGACTTCGCTCGGGGCAACCGCTTCGAGATCTATAGCGGTGGCCTCGCTGCCCGCAAGGGCGTCCGCCCCGACACCCGCGCGGTGGGCCGGCGGCTCGTATCCGACCACACCACGGCGCTCGCCGCGCTGAAGCAGCTCGCCCTCCAGCTGCGGGTCTCGCTGCCGACCACGCTGTCCGCCGACCAGCAGCGCGAGTTGCGCAAGCTCGGATCGCTGCACGGCATTGCGTTCGACCGCGAGTTCCTCACCTTCGAGATCGCCGATCATCGCAAGGTCATCGGCGCGACGGTCCAGGTCTCCCGGACTGGGACAAACCCACAGGTCAAGGCCTTTGCCCGCCACAACCTACCGACCCTGCGTACTCATCTCAGGTTGGCCCAGGACGCCCTGACGGAACTTCCACCGGTCCACTGA
- a CDS encoding maleylpyruvate isomerase N-terminal domain-containing protein, protein MTIEDRLTTLDTLWSVWAEHGLAMADEHWVRPTRLGTWDVRSLYAHVGSWPLAFTSLVDRVRDAEPTHATAAALLRDFNTPDGSANRLRDWSAARALEDAAKYTTEQMVEQFASAGPRAIATARQLGPVAVDYFGQAILRLDEAVSIGIVEATVHLLDLHRALGQAPNVPADGLAHTTALLAEMAPPVDFIEAATGRSAADLFPVLT, encoded by the coding sequence ATGACGATCGAGGATCGCCTCACCACGCTCGACACGCTCTGGTCGGTCTGGGCGGAACACGGCCTGGCGATGGCCGACGAGCACTGGGTGCGGCCGACTCGGCTTGGCACCTGGGACGTGCGGAGCCTGTACGCGCATGTCGGATCATGGCCGCTCGCCTTCACGAGCCTGGTCGACCGGGTCCGGGACGCAGAACCCACGCACGCCACAGCCGCTGCGCTCCTACGCGACTTCAACACCCCGGACGGAAGCGCCAACCGCCTGCGGGACTGGTCCGCGGCCCGTGCCCTCGAGGACGCGGCCAAGTACACCACCGAGCAGATGGTCGAGCAGTTCGCCAGCGCCGGACCGCGGGCGATCGCGACCGCGCGCCAGCTAGGCCCCGTCGCCGTGGACTACTTCGGGCAGGCGATCCTCCGCCTCGACGAGGCCGTCAGTATCGGCATCGTGGAGGCGACCGTGCACCTGCTCGACCTTCATCGCGCGCTTGGCCAGGCGCCGAACGTACCCGCCGACGGCCTAGCGCATACGACGGCGCTGCTCGCCGAGATGGCACCGCCGGTCGACTTCATCGAGGCCGCGACCGGTCGGAGCGCGGCCGACCTGTTCCCGGTCCTGACCTGA